The following are encoded in a window of Salvelinus fontinalis isolate EN_2023a chromosome 40, ASM2944872v1, whole genome shotgun sequence genomic DNA:
- the LOC129839313 gene encoding heme-binding protein 1-like, with protein MALISLEDLDGLEDEELDNDITDNPDPMEDDEQQRLYTHWQAIASTHQVSVPREMTGPIQEMTQRNQTQEREQVPFASISQHEKLGEVLFEERVYPAGKWACVTKREKLYEQSISLGFMKLMKFICKENSVGRYLGMTVPIVNSIQMLEDGNGFQKDILTAYYLPAEFQANPPQPTDLEITILQREDLRVITRTFFGTTTEETIMPQINLLWQMLGPSEEMDRNSYMVAVYDNPGVSCRRNEIWLIRRDP; from the exons ATGGCACTAATCTCCCTCGAGGATCTCGACGGATTGGAGGACGAGGAACTGGACAATGACATCACTGACAACCCTGATCCAATGGAGGACGACGAGCAGCAGAGGCTGTACACCCATTGGCAGGCGATCGCCAGCACACACCAGGTGTCCGTCCCACGAG AAATGACAGGACCAATTCAAGAGATGACGCAACGGAACCAAACCCAAGAAAGAGAGCAGGTCCCCTTTGCCTCCATCTCTCAGCATGAAAAG CTGGGCGAGGTGCTGTTTGAGGAGAGGGTGTACCCTGCAGGGAAGTGGGCGTGCGTCACTAAACGGGAGAAGCTGTACGAGCAGAGCATCTCCTTGGGCTTCATGAAACTCATGAAATTCATCTGCAAGGAGAACTCTGTCG GACGCTATTTGGGAATGACTGTACCCATTGTGAACAGTATCCAAATGCTGGAGGACGGCAATGGCTTTCAGAAGGACATCTTGACCGCATACTACCTGCCTGCTGAGTTCCAGGCCAACCCGCCCCAGCCAACTGACCTAGAAATCACCATACTCCAAAGGGAGGATTTACGAGTCATCACCCG GACGTTCTTCGGCACCACCACGGAGGAGACAATCATGCCTCAGATTAACCTGTTGTGGCAGATGCTGGGCCCCAGCGAGGAGATGGATCGCAACTCCTACATGGTGGCTGTCTACGACAACCCTGGGGTGTCCTGTCGCAGGAACGAGATCTGGTTAATTCGACGAGACCCCTAA